Proteins encoded together in one Stigmatella aurantiaca window:
- the rplM gene encoding 50S ribosomal protein L13: MSQRTYSAKASDIKREWHVVDVSDKVLGRAASQIATLLKGKHKAIYTPSIDTGDHVVVINAEKVKVTGTKEQAKMYYRHPRAGFPGALKITNLAKLRQRHPEDVILNAVRRMLPRNALGRQMMTKLKVYAGDTHPHAAQKPTAREVEA, from the coding sequence ATGTCGCAGAGGACCTACAGCGCGAAGGCGTCGGATATCAAGCGCGAGTGGCACGTGGTGGACGTCTCGGACAAGGTGCTGGGCCGTGCCGCCAGCCAGATCGCCACGCTGCTCAAGGGCAAGCACAAGGCCATCTACACCCCGTCCATCGACACGGGCGACCACGTGGTCGTCATCAACGCCGAGAAGGTGAAGGTGACGGGCACCAAGGAGCAGGCGAAGATGTACTACCGCCATCCTCGGGCCGGTTTCCCGGGCGCCCTGAAGATCACCAACCTCGCGAAGCTGCGTCAGCGGCACCCCGAGGACGTCATCCTCAACGCCGTGCGCCGCATGCTTCCGCGCAATGCGTTGGGCCGCCAGATGATGACCAAGCTCAAGGTTTATGCGGGTGACACTCACCCCCACGCCGCGCAGAAGCCCACCGCGCGCGAGGTCGAGGCGTAA
- the rpsI gene encoding 30S ribosomal protein S9 encodes MPINPENGFYATGRRKEATARVWLKPGTGIVTINGRELNHYFGRETSKMVMYQPLEIIEQKGKVDLTVNVRGGGLSGQAGAIRHGIARALCAFNPEFRPALKKAGFLTRDARAVERKKYGQPGARRRFQFSKR; translated from the coding sequence ATGCCTATCAACCCTGAGAATGGTTTTTACGCCACGGGCCGCCGCAAGGAGGCCACCGCCCGCGTGTGGCTCAAGCCCGGCACCGGCATCGTGACGATCAACGGCCGCGAGCTGAATCACTACTTCGGCCGTGAGACCTCCAAGATGGTGATGTACCAGCCGCTGGAGATCATCGAGCAGAAGGGCAAGGTCGACCTGACCGTGAACGTGCGCGGCGGTGGCCTGTCCGGCCAGGCCGGCGCGATCCGCCACGGCATCGCCCGCGCGCTGTGCGCCTTCAACCCGGAGTTCCGCCCGGCGCTCAAGAAGGCCGGTTTCCTGACCCGCGATGCCCGCGCGGTCGAGCGCAAGAAGTACGGTCAGCCGGGCGCGCGCCGCCGGTTCCAGTTCTCCAAGCGCTAG